The window AGCTATGAAAGTTTACCTTATTATTTGAAGCCTTGCTTTCTCTATATGGGTATCTTAAACGAGGATGAAACCATAGGTGCTTTGGAACTATATACCATGTGGATAGCACAAGGCATGATTTCATATGAGAATATTGGAGACAAGGAGGACACTTTAATTGACATCGCTGAGCTTTACTTAAGTGAGTTGGCCTCCAGGTCCATTGTTCAAGTTGGAATTAATCTTGATTATGATGTAGCAAGTAGAAATTTAAAGTATAATGCATGCAAACTTCATGATGTAGTGCGAGAACTATGTTTGAAACTTGGAAAGAGAGAGGATTTTGGTGCGCTGAGTTTGAAGTATGAAGGCGGGAAACTTAGTACCTTACCACGGGAAGCTTCCTCGCATATGAAAATACAACATTTGGCTATTCATTTCAGGAGTGAAGTTGAACATGAGCCTGCAGTCGCTTGTGGAGAAGATACTAGCAAGCATATAAGGTCTCTTCGATTAACCAATCTCATAAAGTCGAATGTTTTTCTGTTTCCTCCACAAAGTATGGTTGatcttcaaaaattcaaattgttgAGAGACCTAGTTTTTGTGAGATTCAAATTTGCAGGAAGAAAGTTACCAAGAGGAATCACTAATCTTGTTCACCTTAGAAATTTGCGTTTAGAAGAATGTGAACTTGATAAGCTACCATCATCCATCAGGAATTTAGTATACTTGGATACCCTTGATTTACGGCTATCAAAGGATGTTGAAGTTCCAAATGTTTTTAAAGAGATGTTGCGATTAAAACACTTGATTCTTCCTTTTTATGACTTTGAAAACTTTGGCAATTATCGAGTAAGATTGGATGAGGGAGTAAATGAGTTGGAGACTCTACTATGGCTTGATAGTAGATGTCATGAACTTGAATGTATGGGCAGAATGAAGAATATCCAACGTTTTTCTGTATTAGTACACGATAGTGAAAGCTTGTCAGCTATCATGAATGGCATTATGAACTGGAACAAGATACAGGTTTGTACTGTTTTCATTCTTCGAAGTTGCGACTTAACAAGTGAGCGAATGCTGGAGAAGGCTTTGACATGTCCCAATCTTTATCTATTGCAAATTATGTCTAAGTTAGGCAAGACACTAGCAAAGTGCGAGAGTGACCTGATGAGCtctaaacttaattatttggaATTGTTTAAATCCGAGATTGAGGATGACCCAATGGGGATACTGGGAAAGCTTCCTTGCTTGGTAACACTGCGATTCCTGTATGACTCATTTGTTGGGGAGGAGATGAGGTGTCCAGCAAACAGTTTTCTTCGCCTCAAGAAGCTAACATTAAGAGGTTTGCCAAAGTTGAGGGAGTGGAGAGTGGAGTCAGGAGCCATGCCCCTTCTCTCTCGATTAACAATCAGAGAGTGTTCTTGTCTAGAGATGATTCCAGAGGGATTGAGTGGCATTTCTACCCTTCAGACTCtcgtaattaaaaaaatgccgCAATTGGGCGAAAGAGTATCACCAGCAGGACAAGATTTCTACAAAGTATGCCATGTCCCTTCAATTATCATCAAGGACTAGTCTGTACCCAACCAGGTATCTCATGTCATGTTAATCTAGTTTCTTTGTTAGAAATCTTTATCTGCTTCATGTTCTTGTTTCTTTGTCAAACTGACCGGCTGAACGGGTTGAAGGCGGTGGCAATGGTGCTGGCAATGTGGGGGTTCGTGTCGTACTCATACATCTACCAGCATCATCTCTATGATTAGAAGATGAAGGAAGAGACAAAAATGATGGAGGTGTGCAGATTCAGCTTGTTGATGAAAGAGAATACCTTGATTTGAGTGCTTAAGTCTTCATTATGTTTGCTTTAAGATTAAATATAGGCtgcattttgtttgataaCTTGTTATTATTGATGCTATTCAGCTAGTCTTGGGAATCTACTCTTTCTGGTTATGAACTTTGGCTAGATAATTATGCAAAGTTCAGATGGTATTGTTTTGTAGAATGCAGAGAGAAGTTTGCTATATTGTATGAGTGTCCCTGGTACAACTCTGTATTGCAGAAGCTACATACTTACAAGATGTTAATGAtatgtttcttcttttaaTTAGGTGCAAGTATGGAGGGGATAATCAATAGAGCATACTTGGATGGACTACATACTTGGATGAATCTACTCTTCattgttgtgtgtgtgaattCCTTGTATTGTATAGcgatattgatattttgtttagaGTATTTCAATAGCAAAGCAGGAAGCCAATAATTATGGAGGACAACCACTGGCGTTGCAATCATCAGACTAGTAGATTCCATATTgtaagatattttatttgaaattcgaTTGTGCTGAGTTGAAgattaaacttaaattaaggGTAATTCTATCATAAACTTTACTATTTACTAATCACTAGTGTTAACGCCCATGCTAATGCTCATGGGacaaaagaatttaaaaaaataaatacataataaaatgaaaaaataaaaaaatatgttaaataaagaccaaaaagtaaaatcagATAATTTGAAAATCCTATATACAATATCTGAACGATCATCTGATTTTAGTCCCTTTACCCCAACAAATCTACTCTCtgtattcaaaaaatataaacattaaaaacggcacggggttttaatgtataattggtaaagttagtaagaaaaattggtaaaataagagagagaagaaaaatgagaaaagtaagaaagagaaaagtagTGAAAGTAGAGTTAGTGGATAGTAGGGCTCAtatcctaaaatagaaagattctaaagtttatatttttaaggaacgatccaaaatgaaaatagttgttatttttaaaaaacggagggagtaacaatcTCTGGCCACTTCGGATTACACGTAAatgtaataaacaaatttggaTAACCAATCGATCTATAAATAGTCATTGCATCTTGGTAATTCTAGATCATATATCTTGCACCGCCAACAGAACTGGAAGGCAGAATGATTCGTTTACTATGCATCGAACCATCTGTCTCACCTCGCAATACAGCCTCCGCCAAACCACTATACATTTTAGCACGTAATTTTTTCTGCTGGGTTCTAACAAACAGTAGACGACCAGTCTCATCAAAGTATAagcatcaacaacaaattattggaataaatcaatatttaatttgaaaaaatagattaaagtactttaaatcaaatagaaaaattcaaatatactttaattatagaAAACGTTTTAGTAAAcaacataataatagaatCAATCACTAtagaatatactccctccgtcccatagtaaatgtcacacttttctttttagtttgttccacaaaagatgtcatatttcctcttttagaaaaagttccgtctcacattaattattactccctccgtcccagagaagttggcatactttgaaaatggcacgggattttaggaggttttgttttgtgtgttaaatggagagagaaaatatattttttatattcatgtgagagagaactttttccaaaaagggaaatgtgacatcttttgtgggacaaactaaaaaggaaagtgtgtcaacttctctgggacggagggagtaaattatATTCACTttcaccacttaacacacaaaataacatctcctaaaatctcgtgtcatctcccaaatgtgacatctactatggaacggatggagtataattttatctcttGAAAATACAACATACATTTGACCATGACTAAAAACATGTCTTTTATAAATAGACCAACAATACTAAAATAACCTAAAATTTCACAATTAATATACTTACTTTAGTATAATTTAAgttaaatagataataaatagtaccTATGGGTATAtatcttgaataaaatataattaataatttaattattatattaattatatctacaaatattcattataataatttagttataccacaataaatttattttaccaatcaataaaatacaaactcttaaaattaaatttttagttgGTTTGGTTggtttattataattaa is drawn from Salvia hispanica cultivar TCC Black 2014 chromosome 6, UniMelb_Shisp_WGS_1.0, whole genome shotgun sequence and contains these coding sequences:
- the LOC125195444 gene encoding putative inactive disease susceptibility protein LOV1, which encodes MKERDRNDGGVQIQLVDVRGSSAASYIDARLNFALEEGFEEIGKEMVQKCGYLPLAICLLGGVLREKKSIVEWESVNEHIKAAIYGVEERIDGVLNLSYESLPYYLKPCFLYMGILNEDETIGALELYTMWIAQGMISYENIGDKEDTLIDIAELYLSELASRSIVQVGINLDYDVASRNLKYNACKLHDVVRELCLKLGKREDFGALSLKYEGGKLSTLPREASSHMKIQHLAIHFRSEVEHEPAVACGEDTSKHIRSLRLTNLIKSNVFLFPPQSMVDLQKFKLLRDLVFVRFKFAGRKLPRGITNLVHLRNLRLEECELDKLPSSIRNLVYLDTLDLRLSKDVEVPNVFKEMLRLKHLILPFYDFENFGNYRVRLDEGVNELETLLWLDSRCHELECLYCFHSSKLRLNK